Proteins found in one Balneola sp. genomic segment:
- a CDS encoding HNH endonuclease translates to MNANVLVLNQDYQPLSICSVQRSMKLLFLEKAELLHDDPEKELRTPRDAYQYPSVIRLRSYIRIPYTKVVLSRRNVMRRDNFECQYCGSRSNLTIDHVIPKSRGGGDTWENLATACERCNVKKGNKTPREAEMPLRSKPYRPIPITFFRDYNGFVQEPWKPYLYMT, encoded by the coding sequence ATGAATGCTAACGTATTAGTTTTAAATCAGGACTACCAGCCATTGAGTATTTGCTCGGTGCAACGGTCCATGAAACTCCTTTTTCTGGAAAAGGCTGAGCTACTTCATGACGATCCGGAAAAAGAATTGAGAACTCCGAGAGACGCGTACCAATATCCTTCTGTAATTCGCTTGAGAAGCTACATTCGTATTCCATATACCAAAGTAGTTTTATCGAGAAGGAATGTGATGAGAAGGGATAACTTTGAGTGCCAATATTGCGGAAGTAGATCGAATCTGACCATCGATCATGTAATTCCTAAAAGCCGAGGTGGAGGAGACACCTGGGAAAATCTTGCTACAGCTTGTGAAAGGTGTAATGTAAAGAAAGGAAACAAAACTCCCAGAGAAGCAGAAATGCCTCTCCGATCAAAACCCTATCGTCCGATTCCAATTACTTTTTTCAGGGATTATAATGGCTTTGTTCAAGAGCCCTGGAA